Proteins encoded by one window of Kribbella italica:
- a CDS encoding S8 family peptidase has protein sequence MRKALLSALSFALLLTTTALPGPAVAVPVRAEAGLRAYFVLTAPKQTAAVTSAITGNGGTVFAAYDGIGVLVVHSATADFATKLRGVSGVQKVGATRTSDLPAEVANPPVPPAPAESPDDSPEVPRPDMQQIGADQAWAVNQGSKAITVGVLDTGVDDQHQDLKANFDASRSASCAYGKADTRPGAWRPVGEHGTHVAGSIGAAKDGKGMVGVAPGVRISSIRVAEPGKQLFFPENTVCAFVFAADKGVSVTNNSYYTDPWLFTCPTDPDQDAIAEAVRRSVAYADSKGVVNVAAAGNEDYNLAAKSSDDTSPNDSTPGQRTINDDCLSLPTELPNMIVVASVDGGSAKSSFSNYGSGKITIAAPGEDVYSTIPGGGYQSLDGTSMASPHVAGVVALLRSANPKLNPEQVRDRLGAQANDLACPAASGGECTGSEANNSYYGEGLVDAAEAVGASTKTPTSGVTITKPSEQLGIGGLPAVPLLIKGLSSKGEIGYTATGLPPGLKIDPERGWITGVLTPGAGRYKVSVRAQDGGGRDATSTFFWNVWSF, from the coding sequence GTGCGCAAAGCTCTGCTGTCCGCCCTTTCCTTCGCCCTCCTCCTGACGACGACCGCCCTGCCGGGCCCGGCCGTCGCCGTACCGGTCCGGGCCGAGGCGGGGTTGCGCGCGTACTTCGTCCTCACCGCCCCGAAGCAGACCGCCGCGGTGACGTCGGCGATCACCGGGAACGGCGGCACCGTCTTCGCGGCGTACGACGGGATCGGCGTCCTCGTCGTGCACTCGGCGACCGCCGACTTCGCCACCAAGCTGCGCGGCGTCAGCGGCGTCCAGAAGGTCGGAGCGACCCGGACGTCGGACCTCCCGGCCGAGGTCGCCAACCCGCCGGTCCCGCCGGCCCCGGCCGAGTCCCCGGACGATTCGCCGGAGGTCCCGCGCCCCGACATGCAGCAGATCGGCGCGGACCAGGCCTGGGCGGTCAACCAGGGATCGAAGGCGATCACCGTCGGCGTCCTGGACACCGGTGTCGACGACCAGCACCAGGACCTGAAGGCGAACTTCGACGCGTCCCGGTCGGCGTCGTGCGCGTACGGCAAGGCCGACACCCGGCCCGGTGCCTGGCGGCCGGTCGGCGAGCACGGCACGCACGTGGCCGGCTCGATCGGCGCGGCCAAGGACGGCAAGGGCATGGTCGGTGTCGCGCCGGGCGTCCGGATCTCCTCGATCCGCGTCGCCGAGCCGGGCAAGCAGCTGTTCTTCCCGGAGAACACGGTCTGCGCGTTCGTCTTCGCCGCCGACAAGGGCGTCTCGGTCACCAACAACAGCTACTACACCGACCCGTGGCTGTTCACCTGCCCGACCGACCCGGACCAGGACGCGATCGCCGAGGCCGTCCGCCGTTCCGTCGCGTACGCCGACAGCAAGGGCGTCGTCAACGTCGCCGCGGCGGGCAACGAGGACTACAACCTGGCCGCGAAGTCCAGCGACGACACCAGCCCGAACGACTCGACGCCCGGGCAGCGGACGATCAACGACGACTGCCTGAGCCTGCCGACCGAGCTGCCGAACATGATCGTGGTCGCCTCGGTCGACGGCGGCAGCGCGAAGTCGAGCTTCTCCAACTACGGCAGCGGCAAGATCACGATCGCGGCGCCCGGTGAGGACGTGTACTCCACCATCCCGGGCGGCGGCTACCAGAGCCTGGACGGTACGTCGATGGCCTCGCCGCACGTCGCCGGCGTGGTCGCTCTGCTGCGCAGCGCGAACCCGAAGCTCAACCCCGAGCAGGTCCGCGACCGGCTCGGCGCCCAGGCCAACGACCTCGCCTGCCCGGCCGCGTCCGGCGGTGAGTGCACGGGTTCGGAGGCGAACAACTCGTACTACGGCGAAGGCCTGGTCGACGCGGCCGAGGCGGTCGGTGCTTCGACGAAGACCCCGACGTCCGGGGTGACGATCACCAAGCCGAGCGAGCAGCTCGGGATCGGCGGGCTGCCCGCCGTACCGCTGCTGATCAAGGGCCTCAGCAGCAAGGGCGAGATCGGCTACACCGCGACCGGCCTGCCGCCCGGCCTGAAGATCGACCCGGAGCGCGGCTGGATCACCGGCGTCCTGACCCCGGGCGCCGGACGGTACAAGGTCAGCGTCCGAGCCCAGGACGGCGGCGGCCGCGATGCGACCTCGACGTTCTTCTGGAACGTCTGGAGCTTCTGA
- a CDS encoding thymidine kinase codes for MAELLYFTGTMDCGKSTLALQMDHNHRARGRLGRIFTSHDRAGDNVLSSRLGLAAEAIEVRPDFDFWDYVVGELTHGGRIDYAVCDEAQFYQPEQVEQLARLVDELQVDVFCFGILTDFRARMFPGSARLVELADRMELLQVEALCWCGERATHNARTIGGEMVTEGDQLVVGDIEQDDHEVAYEVLCRRHHRRRLTTARARATLSPEVLPFGGSAS; via the coding sequence GTGGCTGAGCTCCTCTACTTCACCGGGACCATGGACTGTGGCAAGTCCACCCTCGCGCTGCAGATGGATCACAACCATCGGGCCCGCGGCCGGCTGGGGCGGATCTTCACCAGCCACGACCGGGCCGGCGACAACGTGCTGTCGTCGCGGCTCGGCCTGGCGGCCGAGGCGATCGAGGTCCGCCCGGACTTCGACTTCTGGGACTACGTCGTCGGTGAGCTGACCCACGGCGGCCGGATCGACTACGCGGTCTGCGACGAGGCGCAGTTCTACCAGCCCGAGCAGGTCGAGCAGCTGGCCCGGCTGGTCGACGAGCTGCAGGTCGACGTGTTCTGCTTCGGCATCCTGACCGACTTCCGGGCGCGGATGTTCCCCGGCTCGGCGCGACTGGTCGAGCTGGCCGACCGGATGGAGCTGCTCCAGGTCGAGGCGCTGTGCTGGTGCGGTGAGCGCGCAACCCACAACGCGCGGACGATCGGCGGCGAGATGGTGACCGAGGGCGACCAGTTGGTCGTCGGCGACATCGAGCAGGACGACCACGAGGTCGCGTACGAAGTACTCTGCCGACGGCACCACCGGCGCCGGCTGACCACGGCGCGGGCGCGGGCCACGCTGTCTCCCGAGGTACTCCCGTTCGGAGGTTCTGCATCATGA
- a CDS encoding sulfurtransferase — protein sequence MSPLITAAELRAASGVVVLDATWNLMGPPGREAYDAGHVPGAYFVDLDTDLAGPPGEGGRHPLPSASVVTELVRRTGISGESVVVVYDAANSMAAARARFVLRYFGVADVRVLDGGFEAWKAAGGEVSTALPADAQGDFEAVPGSLRVLDADGAAGIASGGVLLDARAPERFAGEVEPMDKVAGHIPGAVNAPTTGNVSADGHFLPAEELRERFAALGADGSQPVGAYCGSGVTAAHEALALEIAGVDAPVYVGSWSEWITDPSRPVATGKD from the coding sequence ATGAGCCCGTTGATCACCGCGGCCGAGCTGCGCGCTGCATCAGGTGTGGTCGTGCTGGACGCGACGTGGAACCTGATGGGACCGCCTGGACGGGAGGCGTACGACGCCGGGCATGTGCCTGGGGCGTACTTCGTGGACCTGGACACCGACCTGGCCGGTCCGCCGGGTGAGGGCGGGCGGCATCCGTTGCCTTCCGCAAGCGTGGTGACGGAGTTGGTGCGGCGGACCGGCATCTCCGGCGAGTCGGTGGTCGTCGTGTACGACGCGGCCAACTCAATGGCGGCGGCACGGGCGCGTTTCGTGCTGCGGTACTTCGGGGTGGCGGACGTGCGGGTCCTCGACGGGGGTTTCGAAGCGTGGAAAGCCGCTGGGGGAGAGGTCAGTACGGCGCTGCCGGCGGATGCTCAGGGTGATTTCGAAGCTGTTCCTGGAAGCCTTCGAGTACTTGATGCAGACGGTGCTGCCGGCATCGCCTCGGGAGGTGTCCTGCTGGATGCCCGCGCTCCCGAGCGGTTCGCCGGTGAGGTCGAGCCGATGGACAAGGTGGCCGGGCACATTCCGGGTGCGGTGAACGCGCCGACCACCGGGAACGTCTCCGCCGATGGGCACTTCCTGCCCGCCGAGGAGCTGCGTGAACGGTTTGCGGCGTTGGGTGCTGATGGGTCGCAGCCGGTGGGTGCGTACTGCGGGTCCGGTGTGACCGCGGCGCATGAAGCGCTCGCGCTGGAGATCGCCGGGGTGGACGCGCCGGTGTACGTGGGTTCGTGGTCGGAGTGGATCACCGATCCCTCGAGGCCAGTCGCCACCGGCAAGGACTGA
- a CDS encoding alkaline phosphatase family protein — MSDPTPTLPAYGGGSLADVLPSVAGALSVPGERNQLELPEASRYAVLLLDGLGWNLLRRHPEQAPYLSSLTARALTAGVPSTTAASLTSLGTGLPPGAHGIVGYSSIVPETGALLNALAWDAPVDPRRWQPHPTVFERVAAAGVATRNVSKARFDKSGLTAAAFRGSAHRGADTIEDRLDATRFASREGSSSLVYVYDSQLDYTGHMQGCESWQWRKELTAADSFAQRVRSALPRDAVLVVVADHGMVDVAPEDRIDLDADPTLTEGLRLIGGESRFRHLYCIPGAEPYVADRYRELLGDRALVLSRSEAADRGWFGPVEERVGPRIGDIVVASLGQVALVAGTRFPQEAGLIGMHGSLTEDEMAIPLLIDAG, encoded by the coding sequence TGCGCTCTCGGTGCCGGGTGAGCGGAATCAGCTCGAACTGCCTGAGGCGAGCCGGTACGCCGTACTGCTGCTCGACGGTCTCGGCTGGAACCTGCTGCGTCGCCATCCCGAGCAAGCGCCGTACCTCAGCTCGCTGACCGCTCGCGCGCTGACCGCCGGCGTACCGTCGACGACCGCGGCGAGCCTGACCAGCCTCGGCACCGGGCTGCCGCCGGGCGCGCACGGGATCGTCGGGTACTCGTCGATCGTGCCGGAGACCGGCGCTCTGCTGAACGCCCTGGCCTGGGACGCGCCGGTGGATCCGCGGCGCTGGCAGCCGCACCCGACCGTGTTCGAGCGGGTCGCGGCCGCGGGGGTGGCAACGCGGAACGTGAGCAAGGCCCGCTTCGACAAGTCCGGGCTGACCGCGGCGGCGTTCCGGGGGAGTGCGCATCGTGGCGCGGACACGATCGAGGACCGGCTGGACGCGACCAGGTTCGCCAGCCGCGAGGGGAGCTCGTCGCTGGTTTACGTGTACGACTCCCAGCTCGACTACACCGGGCACATGCAGGGCTGTGAGTCCTGGCAGTGGCGCAAGGAGCTGACCGCCGCCGACTCGTTCGCGCAGCGCGTGCGGTCGGCGCTGCCGCGGGACGCCGTACTGGTCGTCGTCGCCGATCACGGGATGGTCGACGTCGCGCCGGAGGACCGGATCGATCTGGACGCGGACCCGACGCTGACCGAGGGGCTTCGGCTGATCGGCGGGGAGTCGCGGTTCCGGCATCTGTACTGCATCCCGGGCGCCGAGCCGTACGTCGCCGACCGCTACCGCGAGCTGCTGGGCGATCGGGCGCTCGTGCTGTCGCGGTCGGAGGCGGCTGACCGCGGGTGGTTCGGGCCGGTCGAGGAGCGGGTCGGCCCGCGGATCGGCGACATCGTGGTCGCGTCGCTCGGTCAGGTCGCGCTGGTCGCGGGGACGCGCTTCCCGCAGGAGGCCGGGCTGATCGGCATGCACGGCTCGCTGACCGAGGACGAGATGGCGATTCCCCTGCTGATCGACGCGGGGTAG